In the Gigantopelta aegis isolate Gae_Host unplaced genomic scaffold, Gae_host_genome ctg5729_pilon_pilon:::fragment_1, whole genome shotgun sequence genome, one interval contains:
- the LOC121366445 gene encoding uncharacterized protein LOC121366445, which yields GVIKLVPPSSAIKLGLRYNLQCTVTGNIQNRAIVFERNNVRICQILWYRSVNVYCNTTYDVKSGYECQCLGLKNDTLVNRVLIKPFSTVDATRWSCSSVDSDGASGTVYVSNYVFLYYAPDVTVRHDFNSSEKSLKVICETRGRPETYGFTPFIHSWNKYRIRELPGQLVEFNRNVLTIYNVTYADSGRYQCGASNGIDGLNNVKVQTGFTSVEFGEKPIFDAESKQNQTVSAVLGNTVVLERKIFSNSNITLHMWINGRDQHLTGRVSTTEVTLHIYGITVKDGGYSITLKIPTLNEADLGLYKLDVCNRFGCGHFYTTLKVVSEPGSTSHSVLVAAVSGVTVVVILVVIIVVVIVIVRKRRNSTTNTHSNDDNHEYMNQDNNQHGERPAVEYVNTVNDVNNVYDVNTVNDVNNVYDVNTVNIQTDDPHVYQSLNN from the exons acgGAGTGATAAAGCTCGTACCGCCTTCCTCTGCAATAAAGCTTGGCTTGAGATATAATCTTCAATGTACTGTCACGGGGAATATTCAAAATCGAGCCATCGTATTTGAACGCAATAATGTGAGGATTTGTCAAATTCTTTGGTACAGATCAGTGAATGTGTATTGTAATACGACTTATGACGTAAAAAGTGGATATGAATGTCAGTGTCTTGGACTCAAGAACGATACCTTAGTTAACAGAGTATTAATAAAACCATTCAGTACAGTCGACGCCACAAGGTGGAGCTGTTCCTCTGTTGACAGTGATGGAGCCTCTGGTACTGTGTATGTCAGCAACTATGTCTTCCTCTATT ATGCTCCTGATGTGACAGTACGACATGACTTCAACTCGAGTGAGAAGAGTCTGAAGGTGATATGTGAAACACGAGGGCGTCCAGAGACATACGGCTTCACTCCATTCATCCACTCCTGGAATAAGTACAGAATCAGAGAGTTACCAGGACAACTCGTAGAATTTAACCGAAACGTATTGACGATTTATAACGTGACATATGCTGATTCAGGGAGGTACCAGTGTGGTGCCAGTAATGGCATTGATGGGTTGAACAACGTCAAAGTTCAAACTGGTTTTACGTCAGTAGAATTTGGAG aaaAACCTATTTTCGATGCTGAATCAAAACAGAATCAGACTGTGTCCGCTGTCCTTGGTAACACTGTTGTTTTGGAGAGAAAGATATTCAGCAATTCCAACATTACTTTGCACATGTGGATAAACGGACGTGATCAGCACTTAACAGGTCGAGTGTCTACGACAGAAGTGACGTTACATATCTATGGTATTACAGTGAAAGATGGCGGGTACTCAATCACATTGAAGATTCCAACATTAAATGAAGCTGACCTGGGACTTTATAAGTTGGATGTCTGTAACAGATTTGGGTGCGGCCATttttacacaactttaaaagtAGTTTCAG AACCGGGTTCTACGTCTCACTCAGTACTGGTAGCAGCTGTTTCAGGTGTCACAGTAGTTGTCATTCTGGTGGTGATCATTGTTGTGGTCATCGTCATAGTCAGAAAGAGGAGGAattcaacaacaaacacac ATTCCAATGATGATAATCATGAGTATATGAACCAGGACAACAACCAGCATG GTGAACGCCCGGCTGTGGaatatgtgaacactgtgaacgATGTGAACAATGTGTAcgatgtgaacactgtgaacgATGTGAACAATGTCTACGATGTGAATACTGTGAACATTCAGACAGACGATCCCCATGTTTATCAATCTCTGAACAACTGA